The DNA region ctcctggtttctggctcctcgtgttttattctccaggtttctggttcctcgtcttttattctccaggtttctggttcctcgttttttattctccaggtttctggttcctcgtcttttattctccaggtttctggttcctcgtcttttattctccaggtttctggttcctcgttttttattctccaggtttctggttcctcttgttttattctcctgGTTTCTGGCTcttcgtgttttattctcctggtttctggttccacgtgttttattctccaggtttctggttcctcgttttttattctccaggtttctggttcctcgtgttttattctccatgtttctggttcctcgttttttattctccaggtttctggttcctcgtgttttattctccaggtttctggttccacgtgttttattctccaggtttctggttccacgtgttttattctccaggtttctggttcctcgtgttttattctccaggtttctggttccacgtgttttattctccatgtTTCTGGTTCcacgtgttttattctccatgtttctggttcctcgttttttattctccaggtttctggttcctcgtgttttattctccaggtttctggttccacgtgttttattctccatgtttctggttcctcgttttttattctcctggtttctggttccacgtgttttattctccaggtttctggttcctcgttttttattctccaggtttctggttcctcgggttttattctcctggtttctggttccacgtgttttattctccatgtttctggttcctcgtgttttattctccaggtttctggttcctcgtgttttattctccaggtttctggtccactcgtgttctcttcactctcttctttaacaaactccatcttcacagcagcagatctcagttcagatgatacTCCTCCAGATATTCCTGCTTCAAAGTCTCAACTGTGAGGATGAGAATATTACTGATGTGACTCAGAAACTGTATTTtctcttaaaataaacatttccgaCCGTTTAAATTAAAGCAGCATCCCGACATAACAACAACAAAGAGCGCGGTGAAACTAAACTTCTTACTCTGAGGTTTAATGGCGTCTTTCCAAACAAACGAATGTGTTTAGCGCCACCCACTGGACTGGAGAGTGAAGCGACGCGGCAAAACGAGGACGTCCACAGTTCGTCGTCATTTGGGGCGAACACCAAACGGAAGTGAGTATCGTTGTGCCCTACCCCATTTAAAGagccctttaaagggttagttcacccaaaaattaaaattatgtcattaataactcaccctcatcttGTTACAAACAtataagacctctgtttatctttggaacacagtttaatatattttagatttggtccgagagctctcagtccctccattgaagctgtgtgaacagtatactgtccatttcGTGTGTTGTCAATCACAGTGACGCTGCTGACATACGGCGCTGCTGACGTAAGACGCTGTTTACGTaagacgctgctgacgtgttatctggTGACACAGAGGAAGACTTGCATTTTTTGCCCagtcatatttatttgaacccgAATACACCGACGAAGAATTACGAGCGATGGAAGAACAGCAAACACTATCAGAAGCTTCGGAAAGGCAAAGAGCAATGGAGACCTGGTGGTGTAAATGTCTTCATTGACATACGATGCCAACAGAACTGGAGAGCTTGTGCTGCACTGAGTGGGACATAGTAATGCCACAGCTGGAACATGTGGATCATTCAGCAGATGAGACGACAACTGCATTGCACTGTATAACGGATGATGCCGGCTTTTCGCCCCTCCTGAGCTGCAATGTTTTCTAACACTGTTAGAAGTGTTTTTTCACTTACCTAAAGGGAATTGGAAGTGACGACCGAGGCCTGAAGGACCACGAGGCACACTATCTGTAGAGTaagcatttatttaatgttatttttattttttttacaatgacttgTTAAACATACAGCCATTGTAGTAACAATGTATCTTTATCGTCTACAGTCAGTGTAGACTGGTGGCATACCGCATTGTTCTGGAGTGGATACTCAAAGGAGAAAAACTGGGAATACACAACAGGAAAGTTCTGCCGTCGTGTGGTGCGGAGCATATGTGAAAGatacccatcatcatcatcattatatttttattgttatttaagaCTAACCCGTTATGTGTAAAGATTTTATTGTTGTACCTttcaataaacaatttaaaaaaaatcagttgtaCAGTTTTTCACCTGGAGGCTATAAATCAAAAACTTTTGTTACAGTAGCACATTCAACTTCAGTCAGAGTCGATCCATAGtaaaagttgttttatttatgATATGCATTTAGATGTTTACATGCAGTTCTTTGGTGCtctctttttttacattgtgaaATGTATCCTACAAAAGTACCTCAATGAATGTGCTGTAAAATTGTAGAAAACAGGGTGAAAAAGGTCAAAAAAGCTTTTCAATTGCTGCTGCTTTATTCATTGTGGGGTTTGTAGCAATGTTCGGTGTAAGTCTGGAACAACAACTTGCGAGGTTGGGTCCTTGAAAATAACAGTGGGGTCACCGCTCCATAACTTTTACCAGAAGTTCCTCCCTAAAGTTCTGGGTTGTGAGTTCGTAAATTTTCCTAGCCACCCATTCCTTAGAATGCTTGGGAAAAACCACATTGTATTGTGATACCCCTAAAACACACAgtgcaaaaaaagtaaaaaaatagtaCTTACTGCAATAAATAATAACCCAGCATACCTCTGTGTACCTGTCCATTTCACCTACCTCAGAAATATGTCTACATGTACgtgtactttaaaatattaaatgtttttcatgCTGTGTACTTGCCTGGTGAGCTTGTGGCCTGTTCACTGTTTACATTTTCATTGTGATCAAGGACAGCCAGTTGTGTGCGAGCAACCATTGAGGAGTAGTGAAAGTGGAGGTTCTTCCGACAGTACTTCAGGAGAACAGAGTGGTACACCTCAAGACTGCCTGAGAAACCAGAATAAACTATGAACAATTGcatagcaaatattaaaatgtgttgcTTACAAGCAACTTGCCTGTATGCTTGAATAAGCCCATTTGTCTCAGGTCCTTCAGGAGACTTGGATTTAATACTAGCGTTGAAAGAGTGCAAAATGAAGGAGATTCCTTTTTCAGCCGACGTTTTCGTCGCTGTTGGTCAGGACTTAGGTCATCGTGATCACATTCTTTTTGCCGTCCATCTTCTGTCCATCTGTGTACACCACAAATGTGGCGGAGAAGGGATTTCCTTTTCTCAgttaaaagctgaaataaaaataaaataattacatacattcatttttttcagaaatgtatatttactATGAAATATTGCAGATAACATACATGGGGGTTACCACCACAGGATGCACATGCATACCACAAATGGATGCATATACTTTTTACCCAAGGCTGGAGGTCTtggttctctctttttttttttttttttgcaattgacAGCAATTTTTTGAAGAACCCTTTCCAAAAAATAGAACATTTCAGATCAATAGGTATTTGGGTTAAAACCGAGCATGTAGACACTATTTTCAGTACTTCAATAATACTTTGAACGTGTTGTTTCCACAAGACCACCAATCTATGCTGCATTTAAAATAGTATATGTAACATTCATGTAATACTACTCTATAAGAACAATAATAACTTGTAAAGCAAGCTATACATACCTTTTACTACATGCCAGATGTCAAACTCATGTTGTATACGAGGGAAATCGACCCTCATAGTCTTTCTATtcctataatgaaaaaaaaagacatttaaatattCAATAGTTTTTACTACTTTTGACAAATTATATTTGGGCAATaggtgtatacatatatatatatatatatatatatatatatatatatatataaattccctTAAATAATTTGTAACGAATTTCTGTAAAGTCGCAATGTCATAAAAGGGTGAAAAACTCACTGACCTGCACCAACCCGAAGTGGACAACATTTTTGTTGACATCATCCATCATACAGTATGTGCAGTATTTGGCAGAGAATCCACGACTGaaatgaaaattgaatgaagatGCAAATTTAGAAATCTCacagtattttaacagtgttgaatttttaatcattttttagaTTTGCTTAGCTATCAGATCTTCCATCCCCTGATAAATTTACACCTTCTTGCAAAACGTTCTGCAACCTCAAGTCTTCAAGTAGTTTTGCCTGTTGCTCCTTGTAGAAA from Carassius carassius chromosome 1, fCarCar2.1, whole genome shotgun sequence includes:
- the LOC132095041 gene encoding ribosome-binding protein 1-like isoform X1 — translated: MENKTRGTRNQENKTRGTRNLENKKRGTRNLENKTRGTRNQENKKRGTRNMENKTRGTRNLENKTRGTRNLENKKRGTRNMENKTRGTRNMENKTRGTRNLENKTRGTRNLENKTRGTRNLENKTRGTRNLENKTRGTRNLENKKRGTRNMENKTRGTRNLENKKRGTRNLENKTRGTRNQENKTRRARNQENKTRGTRNLENKKRGTRNLENKRRGTRNLENKRRGTRNLENKKRGTRNLENKRRGTRNLENKTRGARNQENKTRGTRNLENKKRGTRNLENKRRGTRNLENKTRGARNQENKTRGTRNRENKTRGTRNRENKTRGARNQENKTRGTRNRENKTRGTRNWENKTREP